The Acidobacteriota bacterium sequence TCGTCGCTGTGATGCATGATCCCCGCGTTGTTGAACAGAATGTTGAGCTTGCCGAATTCATTTTCGGCGAATTCAACCATCCGCGCGCAATCGGCAGCTTTGGAAACGTCGGCGTGAACATACGCCGCGTTACCACGAGCGGCTTGAATCAGTTCGACGGTTTGCTGCCCTTCGGCGTCATTCACGTCCACGCAAATAACCGCCGCGCCTTCGCTGGCGAACAGCAGAGCCGCTTCACGGCCAATGCCGCTGGACGCTCCGGTAATGAGGGCAACTTTGCCTTTTAATCGCATTGAGTCCGGTTCCTTTTGAATTGGGGTTACGTTCATTTGCGGATGAAGGCGCGCATTGTAACAGCTTGGCAAGCTTTGGGAAGAGAAGGCGCCTGAATCGAAACGAGGAATTTCGATACGAGGAATCAATCTGTTGGCTTCGGAAAGAAAGCCAAAGTTCAAACCCCAGTGTTGCTAATCACTACTGAGGTTTGAACCCTGGAGCGATGATTACTTGGCCTTTTTGGCGGTGAATTCCACCGGCGGAACGTCGCGGCCTTCGATGGTGCGCGTAAATTTGATCTCTTCGCCGGAAACTTTTCCTTTGTAGATGATCTTGAATGAGTTGCCATTGAACTCACGCACCACATTGAAGGAAATGTCATCTCCACTGACTTTTCCATCGGAAATTGCTATGTCACCTTGCTGGCCTGACATGGTGCCGGTCAGTTTGTCGCCTTCGACTTTGAAATTGAAGGTAGTTTCGACGGTGGCGCCCTGGCGACCAGGAACTTGAGCCGTCCATTTGCCGGTAACATCTGCTGCCCAGGCCAATGATGCCAGCGTCATCACCAAACAGGCGGAAAGAAAGAAAATTTTTCGGTTCATCGGGTTATTCTCCATTGGTTAATTCCCTCCAGTTGGGAGGTACGAAGGGTGCGCGGATTCAGGAAAGGCAAGCAGTCGTTCAGAACTGCTTGCCCAGTGAGATTACAGCGTCCAGCCTTTGCGGTATTCGCGGCCCAGGTACTGATTGGCGCTGTCGTTGTTGGTCACGCGGCCAGCTTCGCCGTCCCAGCGAATCAGTTTGCCCTGACCGGTTTTCAACGCGACGATGCCGAGCAGCATGGTTTCCGTCAGGCGCGAAGCGTACTCGAATGGGCAAACCTGTTTTGTTTTGCCCTTGCACGTATTGGCGAACTGCATGCGGTGCAACGGTCTGCCTTTTTCATTTCGGAACGCGACGCGTTCATATTTCTGCGGCACTTTCTTGGTGTTTTCCATCAGACTTTCGGGATAAATGCGCGGCTTTTCACCGTAAGTATCGTGCAGCAGCGTGCCTTTCGATCCGATGATCGCCACGCCGCCGCCGCGTTCCAGCGTGATATTGTCCGGCAGGAACGGCGGACGCGGAGCCATCAAGCCTCCGTCGCACCAGATCATCCGCACGGGCGGTTGATTCCCGCGAGCAGGGAATTGATAAACCACTTGCGTGGTCAACGGGTGGCTAACCGGGTTGCGCTTGTTATCTTCGCCCCAGGGAGAAGAGGTTGCTTCAATCCATTCGGGATAACGCAAATTGAGCGCCCAGTATGGATGATCAATCAGGTGAGCGCCCATATCGCCCAGCGCTCCGGTTCCCCAGTTGACCCAACCACGCCAATTGAACGGATGGTAAATCGGGTGATATTCCACTTCCGGGGAAGGGCCAAGATATAAATCCCAATTCAGCGTGGATGGTTTTTCGGTATATTCGCTCAGCGCATTCGCCGTCGCTTTGCTCAGCAACCGCGACGTCCAATCGTTGCCGAAGCCGCCGCCTTCCGGATTGACCGGAACTTTGGCCGGACGCGGAACGCCTTGCGGCCAGATCGGACGATTCGTCCAAACATACACATCTTTGACCGTTCCGATGACGCCTGCTTGAATCCATTCATTGATCAAACGAGCTTCGTCGTTGGAATGCCCCTGATTGCCCATCTGGGTAACCTGTTTGGGATATTTGGCTGCTGTTTCGCGCAACACGCGCGCTTCATTGACCGACCAGGTCAGCGGTTTTTCGCAATAGACGTGTTTGCCTGCTTCCAGCGAATGTTTGGCGGCAATGGCGTGAATGTGATCCGGCGTGGCGACAACGACCGCGTCAATGTCCTTTTGCTGGTCGAGCATTTTGCGGTAATCGTCGTAGCGCTTGGCCTTGTTATAAGCTTCCTGCAATTTGACGCGTTCCTGATTCTGGCCGTTGTTGGTGCTTTTGGCGACGGCTTTGTCAACGTAACCGAAGTCCACGTCGGCCAGCGCGACGATATTTTCTCCACCATTGACCAATTCCGTGGCATCGGATGCGCCTTGTCCACCGCAACCAATGATCGCCAGGTTCAGCTTATCGCTGGGTGCTGTGTAACCGACTCCGCCGAGCACGTGACGTGGCAAAATCATCGCCCCCAAAGTCATTCCAGCCGTGCTTGTGACAAACTTCCGTCGTGTGGTTTTTTCCTGTTTCATAATCTGCCTTATTTCCTTTCGGGTTTTTTGGATGGAATCCGCAGCGGATTGCCCGCCTGCCAAAAACGAACGAAACCAAGAGGGCAAAATCAGTAGACGATGGGTTGCCCAACTCAGTTACATGCAGTTCCAAGTTTTGGTGAGAAGCCAAAGCCTGGAACGGATCAAAACTTGATGTTGTAAACCTTGATCTTGCTGTTGAGCGTTGTGTTGTTCATGCCCAGCAATTTGGCGGCTCGGCTCTGATGGCCGCCGGTCAAATCCAATGCTTGTCGAATCAGCTCAATCTCAAACCGCGAAACCTCATCGTAAAACGAAATGCCCTGCGAAATGTCCAGCGCCGCCACGTTGTCCAACGGGCCGGAGTTCCCGTTGCCATCGGCATTCGGATTGACAATTTCTTCGCGCAGGCATTCTTCCGTCAGTTCATTTCCACGGGCGATGATGACGGCGCGTTCAACCGTGGCT is a genomic window containing:
- a CDS encoding Gfo/Idh/MocA family oxidoreductase, coding for MKQEKTTRRKFVTSTAGMTLGAMILPRHVLGGVGYTAPSDKLNLAIIGCGGQGASDATELVNGGENIVALADVDFGYVDKAVAKSTNNGQNQERVKLQEAYNKAKRYDDYRKMLDQQKDIDAVVVATPDHIHAIAAKHSLEAGKHVYCEKPLTWSVNEARVLRETAAKYPKQVTQMGNQGHSNDEARLINEWIQAGVIGTVKDVYVWTNRPIWPQGVPRPAKVPVNPEGGGFGNDWTSRLLSKATANALSEYTEKPSTLNWDLYLGPSPEVEYHPIYHPFNWRGWVNWGTGALGDMGAHLIDHPYWALNLRYPEWIEATSSPWGEDNKRNPVSHPLTTQVVYQFPARGNQPPVRMIWCDGGLMAPRPPFLPDNITLERGGGVAIIGSKGTLLHDTYGEKPRIYPESLMENTKKVPQKYERVAFRNEKGRPLHRMQFANTCKGKTKQVCPFEYASRLTETMLLGIVALKTGQGKLIRWDGEAGRVTNNDSANQYLGREYRKGWTL